A window of Streptomyces sp. NBC_01224 genomic DNA:
CGACCCCTTGCCGGTCGACCGGATCACGGGCAGGTCCGCGTCCGCGGCCTCCGCTATGCGGCAGGACGTCTCTGTTGCCGCCTGGAACTTCACCTCCTCGAAGGCCTGACGTACGCGCGCATTCAACAGCCGGGCGATCGATTCCAGCTCCGGCCCCAGGGCCTCCTGAAGTTCTTGAGACGGCCGGATCCCCTGCTTGTTTACCGTGATTCCAAAGTGCTCATCGAGGACAGGATCGAAGTCGATCTCACATCGCCACCAGTCGTCGTAGTTTTCCTTGCGCTTCGCCCCCATGAGATGCCAGCCACTCGCGATCTCTCGGCCGGCACGCAGGATGGAGACGCCTGCCCCGCCGACGATGCCCATGCGTCGTTTGGTCACGTTGTCTAGGTGATGCCAGTGCTGAACCGGCAGCATCACAAACCGGACGGAGACGAAGGCCGTCTTGCCCGCTGAGGTGGCAAGTTCGTACCGGATCGGCTCGAAGGCCAGCCGCGCGCTGCGGCCCTCGACTTTGGTCGTGAGGAGCGTGGGATCGATTGGGTCGACACGCTTCCCATTGATGGTCAAGGTCAGTCCGCCGCTGCTTAGGAAGCGGCGGTACAGACGTCCGAGGTCACGACGCAAGGCCCGCTCAAGCCAGGCGAGGCGCCGATACTCGATGCGGTCGCAGTTCAGCCAGACCACCCGGCACCCCGAGCCCACAGTACTGCCAGATAGGCGACGGGCACGAAGATCGACTGGGGCACCAGCAACGACCGCGTCAACATCCAAAAAGACCTGATATGCACTTCGGTTGTTCTGCCAGGCCGTTACCTCGATCCGTCGAGCTTGGCTCAGCGATGCGGCAGGCAGCCCCATGCCGAACCGACCGAACGACCGTCGCTCGTCGAAGCGTGACGAGCCACCGAAGCGGAGACACGCCTCGATCTCGGAACGCGACATCCCGCGGCCGTTGTCCTCGACACAGATCTCCGGATCACCGTCCGCCTTGGCTCGGACAACCGTGATCGCGACCTCGGTCGCTTCAGCTTGGAGGGAGTTGTCGACGAGTTCCGCCAGGGCGGTCGAGAGGCTGACGTAGCCTGACTCCCGAATCGCACGGATGAAGTTGGAGGAGACCAGGAGGTCGTCCTTCCGGTGCGTCTGCTGGCCCATCGCCACTCCCATGACTTGCTCAAATGCCTGCACCGAGAGTAGCTGCATCGAGGCGGCCTGGGAAGTAGATCATCTTGGTGCGGCAGAGGTCAGGCCGGCCTGGTCCCGATCGTGACCGTGATCCGCTTGGTTTTGGCTGGTTCGACCAGATCCAGGCCCGACCCATCCGCCATCAGGAGACGGGCTGTAGGACGATTGGCCCCAGCAACGAACCGATAGGGCTCCGCGGACTCGAGCAGGACAACCCGACCCGTGCGCTGCAGATCGAACGAGATGACATGGCTCGTCGTGTCGACACGGAGGGTGCGATCGACGACGTCCGCCGCTGTCACCACCTCCCCCGCTAGCGCCTCTAGAGGCGGCAGCATCGTCTTCAGCGAGTTGATGCCAAGCACCTGGAGTACGGAGATCTTCTGCCCCATGAGGGGCTCCAGCAGATGCATGATCTCTGCTGCTGACTGGATGGTGGCCATGCAAGCATCATGACGGATGGAGGAGCCATGCAGGCGCCGGGCTGATCGATTGCCCCCTTGATAGCTCAGTGAGGGACGCCCTCCGTGGGAGAAACTCGCAGTTTCACGATGGTTCGCTGCCCCCTTGGTAACCGGCACACCTTCCCCTCAGCCTCGATCCACCGCGTGAATCCTGATCCGCTTTAGGATGATTTGACGGTTTCGGCTAGAGATGGGTGCCGGATGGCCGGTCCGGTGGCGGGGTCTCCGAGGTCCTTCAGACCGCGGGCGGGCAATCGGTCCGGCTGGTCAGTGCGCAAGCGGTGACGACCGCACGCCGACCTTCGGGCCGTCACGGCGGAGGCTGAGCGGCGCATCGGTTTCCACAGCGTCATCCCCTTCCAGCCCAGCATGTGCACACCCCTTGAGCGTCGCCTTGCTGAGTGATCGAGCTGCCCGCAGATGGAATATGCAATGCGTTCGTTCGATTGGTCTTCTTGCAGAGATCACAGGAGGGGTGCTGGTGGCCGAGCTGATGATGTTCCGACGGGACGCGGACGGACGGGATGTCGAGCTGTCCAGTTCTACGGTGCCGCTGGAGGTGGAGTTGCAGCGCCGGGTCGAGGCCGGCCTGCAGCAGATGTTGGGCGTCAGCTTCCTAGCGTCGGAGTATCCGACCGGTCCGTGGCACCGAGGGCGGATCGACACCATTGGGTTGGACGAGAACGGCAGCCCGGTGGTGATCGAGTTCAAGAAGGGCTCCGACAGCGGAGTGATATCTCAGGCGGTGTCCTACCTGTCCTGGCTCGAGTCGGCGCACCACGAGTTCGAGGCGCTCGTGCGGAAGGTGCTGGGCGCGGAGGCCGCCGAGTCCGTCGACTGGCGTCGTCCGCGGATGATCTGCATCGCTGCCGGCTTCTCGCACCACGACCGGGTGGCCGTGCAAAGGTTGCCCGAGCGGATCGACCTGGTGCGCTACCGGATCTTCGACGGTGGCCTGCTGGGGCTGCTACTCGTTGACTCCGTGACCGGCTTCCCGAGCGCTGCCGCGTCTCGCCGGGGCCGGGAGCGGGCAACCGTGGTCGACAGCGTTCCGACGGCTCCGGCGATTCCTTCGGGTGGCGGGGTGGTGCCGGAGTGCCTGCGGGACCTGTACGCGGAGCTGGACGAGGCGCTCACGGCGTGGGGCGAGGTGGAGGTGGCGTCGCTGCGGCACTACATCGCCTACCGGCGGTTGGTGAACGTGGCGTCGGTGATCTTCCGTCCGAAGCACGAGGCGATCCTGGTGTACCTCAGGCTCGACCCGGACACAGTCGAGCTGGAGGAGGGCTTCACCCGGGACATGCGCGGCATCGGACACCTCGGGACCGGCGACCTGGAGGTCCGCGTCGTCTCGGCAGCCGACTTGGAGAAGGCGACGCCGCTGATCCGGCGGGCGTTCGAGTCGGCCTGACGTAACAGGAGGGGCGGCTGCGGGCCGCCGGCCCCGGCCTCTCCGCTCTCACGCTCATGCCTCCGGTCCGGCCAGCTCGAAGTCGTCCTTCGTCAGTTCGGCCCGCAGCCGCTCCTCGGCGACGTCGGCGTAGTGCGCGGACAGCTCGACGCCCACGAAGCGGCGTCCCTCGCGCAGGGCCGCGACCCCGGTGGAGCCGCTGCCGGTGAACGGGTCGAGGACGGTGCCGCCCTCGGGGCAGACCTGGACGAGCTGCTGCATGACCTCGACTGGCTTCTGGGTGATGTGAACCCGGCCCTTGCGGGGCTGGGAGGCGATGTAGTGGCCCGGCAGGTAGAGGTCGCGGGTGTTGTCGAGGGAGCCCTTGACGCCCCAGATGATGAACTCCGAGTCCTGCTTCGGTCCGCCCTTGCGGGGCCGGCTGGACGGCTTGATCCACGGAATCGTGCCACTCCAGGTCCACCCCGCCATCTGCAGTGCGTCGGAGGTGGTCGGCTCCTGTCGCCAGTCGGTGAAGACCATCGCGACCGCGTGCTCGGTCGAGGCCCGGTACGCCTCGGTGAGCAGTTCGGTGAGCCAGGAGCGGTAGGAGCGCTGGTCGCGGTTCTCGCCGGGGAAGTTGGCGAGGTCGTGCGCCGAGTTGCTCGTGACGTACTTGGCACGGGCGGTACGGCCGGTTCGATCGGAGCTGGTGCGGCCCCCAGAGTTGTACGGCGGGTCGGTGATCACCGCCTGGACGCTCTCGTCCGGGAGGGACTTCAGGACGGTCAGGGCATCGCCTCGGTGCAGCGTGTAGCTCATAGGGAGGGCCTCTCTTCGGGCTCGGCGGAGTCTGGACCCGCTCCGGACAGCGCTCAACGGCGTGTATCCGGCGCGAGGTTGCAGCGGAGGTTAACGGCGAATTCCGGCCGCACCTAACGAGGCTGCTCCCTCTTCGGCCCCCGGGACGGCAGTCGTTTGGTGCGGCCGGAATCCCGGTCTACTGTCTCGCCGTGCCACCGGGAAGGAGTGCTGCTCCACCCCCGTTGAGCTGTGCTTATCCGTGCCGTCTCGTCCAATCGAGCCGCGTCGGAGGCATGTTGCCCATCTGCCCGCGAGCGCCGTGAGGAGGCCCTGTGCACTGCCTGAGATTACGAGCGCGGCTGGCTGCCGCGCGTGACCTGAAACCGGCGTCCGGGAGCTACCAACTCCTCTGACCCGGGCCCGCCGAGAGGCGGATACACATCGGCGCGGTGCCGACGGCTTTGCACGAGAAGTCGGCACCGCGCCTCCTACGAACACCGAGGAGCCGCTGCGATGCAGCATGCCCTGACACACCCACGCCCGGACCCCCCTCCGTCACCTGGTCGGCACCGCAGTCGTACTGAGCGGCGGCGGCGATGAAGAAGACGACCGGAGCACTCGTCGGTCTGTGCGCCACCGGACCACTGCTGCTGGCACTGCCGATCCTTGGCATCGGTGCCGGGACCGCCTCGGCCTCGTGCTCGACCGACGGCGCACAGGGTGTGGACACCTCCGCCGTCGCCAAGCAGGTGAAGGCCATCCTGGACGGCGGCGACAAGGGATCGGTCTCCGTGCCGGGCCTGGACGCACCTGCCGATCAGGTGCCCAACGCCAAGACCATCCAGGCCACGGGCGTCGCGATGAACATCCCCGCCCGAGGGCAGGTCGTCGCCCTGGCGACCGCTCTGCAGGAGAGCGGCCTGCGGAACCTGACCTACGGCGACCGCGATTCGCTGGGTCTCTTCCAGCAGCGGCCGTCGATGGGCTGGGGCACGGCCAGCCAGATCCTTGACCCGGTGCACGCCTCGACGAAGTTCTACGAGGGGCTCAAGAAGGTCTCCGGCTGGCAGTCCCTATCTGTCGCCCAGGCCGCCCAGGCGGTGCAGAAGTCGGGCTTCCCGGAGGCGTACGCCAAGTGGGAGCCGCTGGCCACCGCCCTGCAGAAGGCCATCGAGCCCCTGCTGCAGAAGGCCGGCGGTGCATCGCCGAGCCCGTCGCCGTCCGGCTCTGCCGACACCGGCAGCCCCTCTCCCGATTCCGCGGGCGGTTGTTCGGCGGACGGCGATGGAACGGACTTCGGCACCATCCCGGCGGGCGCGCTGCCGGACGAGTACAAGATTCCCGCCTCCGCGCCGCCGAAGGTGCAGACGGCGATCCGGTGGGCGCTCGGCCAGCTCGGCACCCCGTATCAGTGGGGCGGCACTTGCACCGACTCCCACGGCAAGAACCCGATGGGCCGCTGCGACTGCTCCTCCCTGATGCAGGGCGCGTACAAGGCCGCCGGGGTCACCCTGACGCGGACCACGTACACGCAGGTCAAGGACGGCAAGGCCGTCTCGGTCGATGCCCTCAAGCCGGGCGACCTCCTCTTCACCGAGGGGACGGCCGCCGTACCGGAACACGTCGGGATGGCGATCGGACAGGGCCTGATCGTCCACGCCCCGCACACCGGTGACGTCGTACGGATCACCACCGTCGCGTCCTGGAAATCGCGGATTCTCGCGGCCCGCCGAGTCGTCTGACCGGCGCTCCTCCCCCTCCTCACCTCCCCCTCGCACCGCTGGTTCGCCCCGCCGGGCTTTGGCGTGCGCTCATTCGAACTGGAGTTCCCATGTATCTCGCTGACCAGGTCATACAGCTCGCCTACGACCCCGGAATCAAGCCGAACGAGGGCGGGCTCCCTGGCCTCAACGTCCTCAAGCAGGTAATGGGCTCGATCAACCTCTTCGGGCTCATCGCCGTGGTCGGCGCCCTCGCCGTCAGTGCGGGCGTGTGGGCCTGGGGCCACCACTCGGGTGGTCACCAGGCCGAGGCGAACGGGAAGAAGGGCGTGCTGGTGAGCGCGGGCGCGGCCCTTCTACTCGGTGCGGCCAACGGTGTGGTGGCGTTCTTCTCGACGCTCGGGACGCAGGTCCACTGATGGCTCAGCACTCCACCCACCCCGGCGGCGCATCTCGCGTGCGCCGCCGGGCGCTGCTCGGCGCAGCCGTCCTGGCGGTGCTCGTCGCCCTCGCCGGCCTGGCCGCTTACCTCACCCGCGAGGGCCGAAGCCCCTCCGATACTGCGGCGCCACCGCCGAGTTCGCCCACGGCGTCCTCGTCGTCCGCGGCACCGTCCGGGCCGCACACCCGGCCCCGCGCTCTCCCCGTTCCGCCGAAAACGCACGACCCGATCACGTACGGGAAGGCCGCCGCAGCAACGCTGTGGTCGTACGACACCCGCGCGTACTCGCAACCCGAGCTGCGCAAGGCGCTGCGCGGCTGGCTGACAATGGAGTCGAAGTACGCCGATCCGGACTCCGTCGACCAGGTGGTCCCCTCGGCCGTGCTGTGGAAGGAGATGGCCGCCAACAAGCAGGTCGCCATCGCCAAGATCAACGAGGGGCACTTCCCGCACGCCTTCACCCAGGCCCTCCAGGACGACCCCGGGGCGATCACCCAGGCGTACGTCTACGCCGTCACGGTCTCCGGCAAGCAGTCGATTCGCTGGAAGGGCTCGTCCGCCGGCGGCGCGGAGAGCCGTTCCACCACCCTCGCGGTCCAGTGCCGACCCAACCACCCCTGCGCCCTGGTCGGCGTCATGCCGTCCGTCGCGCCCTGACCCTCGCCCCAGAACGGAGGTACGACCCATGGGAGTCTGCGACTTCCCGCTGATGGACAAGGTGTGCGGCGCCGTCGACTTCGCCACCAACCCCGCCGGCACCGTCACCGACGGTCTCGGCGCGTGGATCGCGAAGTCGGCGGGCGAGCTGGCGTCCAGCGCGGCCGACCTGGCCGCCAAGGCCGTCAACAAGACGACGGCCATCGATCTCAACGCCGGGTGGTTCCGGGACAACTACGAGCTGTTGCTGCCTATCGGCCTCGTCCTGACCGTCGGCATCTTCTGCATCCAGCTCATGACCGCGGCCTGGCGCCGAGACGAACGTGCCCTCGCCAAGGCGGCGTTCGGCACCATGACCGGAGTCCTGTTCAGCTTCTCCGCCATCGCCTTCACCACCGTCGCCATCACCGTCGTGGACGCGCTGTCCGACGGCCTCTTCAAAGCCGCCAACACCTCGATCGACGACGCGATCCGCCGTGTGATCAAGGTTGATCAGATGGGGGCCATGTACGGCCTCGGCTGGGGTGTGCCCGCGCTGGTCGCCTTCGGGTGCACGATCGGCGCCTTCCTCTACTGGGGCGTGATGGTCGCCCGCAAGGTTGGCGTCCTGATCATGGTCGCGCTCGCGGTATTCGCGGGGGCCGGCGGCGGCTGGGAGGTCGCCAAGCGGTGGCGGCGCGGCTGGATCGAGGCCACCGGCACCCTGATCGTCTCCAAGCTCCTGATGACCGTCGTCTTCCTCATCGGCGTCTCCGCCATGGGCAAGACCGACGCCAGCGACGGAATGGCGGCCCTGTCCGACGCGATGGCCGGCATCGTCGTGATGGTGCTGGTGCTGCTCTGCCCCTACGCGACGTACAAGTTCGTCCACTGGGCCAGCGACGGCGGCGGCCACGACGACATGCACCGCACTGGTGTCGCCGGCATGGCGGTCGCCGCAGGAGCCGCGAAGACCGCAGGCAGCCTCGCACTGCGGGCCGGTACCGGCACCCCAGCTCCGCAGGGTCCGAACCAGGTCCCGGGTGCAGGGACCGATGGCGTCGCCTCCG
This region includes:
- a CDS encoding ATP-binding protein, whose product is MGQQTHRKDDLLVSSNFIRAIRESGYVSLSTALAELVDNSLQAEATEVAITVVRAKADGDPEICVEDNGRGMSRSEIEACLRFGGSSRFDERRSFGRFGMGLPAASLSQARRIEVTAWQNNRSAYQVFLDVDAVVAGAPVDLRARRLSGSTVGSGCRVVWLNCDRIEYRRLAWLERALRRDLGRLYRRFLSSGGLTLTINGKRVDPIDPTLLTTKVEGRSARLAFEPIRYELATSAGKTAFVSVRFVMLPVQHWHHLDNVTKRRMGIVGGAGVSILRAGREIASGWHLMGAKRKENYDDWWRCEIDFDPVLDEHFGITVNKQGIRPSQELQEALGPELESIARLLNARVRQAFEEVKFQAATETSCRIAEAADADLPVIRSTGKGSGALSYRIGSEQLPIETMFTSALKRRTLDVTLNIDHPAFAALYRPLQALSDEAGKDLRTALELFLLSFARTTTLLVSDGHDCDDLLRLWSKTYGRMLQKS
- a CDS encoding DUF5655 domain-containing protein, whose translation is MAELMMFRRDADGRDVELSSSTVPLEVELQRRVEAGLQQMLGVSFLASEYPTGPWHRGRIDTIGLDENGSPVVIEFKKGSDSGVISQAVSYLSWLESAHHEFEALVRKVLGAEAAESVDWRRPRMICIAAGFSHHDRVAVQRLPERIDLVRYRIFDGGLLGLLLVDSVTGFPSAAASRRGRERATVVDSVPTAPAIPSGGGVVPECLRDLYAELDEALTAWGEVEVASLRHYIAYRRLVNVASVIFRPKHEAILVYLRLDPDTVELEEGFTRDMRGIGHLGTGDLEVRVVSAADLEKATPLIRRAFESA
- a CDS encoding DNA-methyltransferase; this translates as MSYTLHRGDALTVLKSLPDESVQAVITDPPYNSGGRTSSDRTGRTARAKYVTSNSAHDLANFPGENRDQRSYRSWLTELLTEAYRASTEHAVAMVFTDWRQEPTTSDALQMAGWTWSGTIPWIKPSSRPRKGGPKQDSEFIIWGVKGSLDNTRDLYLPGHYIASQPRKGRVHITQKPVEVMQQLVQVCPEGGTVLDPFTGSGSTGVAALREGRRFVGVELSAHYADVAEERLRAELTKDDFELAGPEA
- a CDS encoding C40 family peptidase, whose product is MKKTTGALVGLCATGPLLLALPILGIGAGTASASCSTDGAQGVDTSAVAKQVKAILDGGDKGSVSVPGLDAPADQVPNAKTIQATGVAMNIPARGQVVALATALQESGLRNLTYGDRDSLGLFQQRPSMGWGTASQILDPVHASTKFYEGLKKVSGWQSLSVAQAAQAVQKSGFPEAYAKWEPLATALQKAIEPLLQKAGGASPSPSPSGSADTGSPSPDSAGGCSADGDGTDFGTIPAGALPDEYKIPASAPPKVQTAIRWALGQLGTPYQWGGTCTDSHGKNPMGRCDCSSLMQGAYKAAGVTLTRTTYTQVKDGKAVSVDALKPGDLLFTEGTAAVPEHVGMAIGQGLIVHAPHTGDVVRITTVASWKSRILAARRVV
- a CDS encoding DUF6112 family protein, whose translation is MYLADQVIQLAYDPGIKPNEGGLPGLNVLKQVMGSINLFGLIAVVGALAVSAGVWAWGHHSGGHQAEANGKKGVLVSAGAALLLGAANGVVAFFSTLGTQVH
- a CDS encoding SCO6881 family protein — translated: MGVCDFPLMDKVCGAVDFATNPAGTVTDGLGAWIAKSAGELASSAADLAAKAVNKTTAIDLNAGWFRDNYELLLPIGLVLTVGIFCIQLMTAAWRRDERALAKAAFGTMTGVLFSFSAIAFTTVAITVVDALSDGLFKAANTSIDDAIRRVIKVDQMGAMYGLGWGVPALVAFGCTIGAFLYWGVMVARKVGVLIMVALAVFAGAGGGWEVAKRWRRGWIEATGTLIVSKLLMTVVFLIGVSAMGKTDASDGMAALSDAMAGIVVMVLVLLCPYATYKFVHWASDGGGHDDMHRTGVAGMAVAAGAAKTAGSLALRAGTGTPAPQGPNQVPGAGTDGVASGINPSGGTLSKEGIDAGPPKQQSRFRYGEDPNASGDKGRALIQRPGIPPLITRHGEDEPDGAEVTAQGVAGGSGHLTGASAPGGDMTSMPPANPGPSASGTPASASGPSATGSATPTNWVYPTQSPSGS